A genome region from Flavobacterium sp. CFS9 includes the following:
- a CDS encoding phosphoadenylyl-sulfate reductase, protein MSATIIQSLLDKTKDFSLDETLAFLANEYPGKVIFSTSFGQEDQVITDFIAKSNQDIAIFTLDTGRLFQETYDVFHKTLKKYKKPIEVYFPEAAAVESLLQSKGPNSFYDSVENRKECCFIRKVVPLRKALAGNSVWITGLRAEQSENRNDLQLFEYDGGFEIIKFNPLLKWTLEEVETYLFENNVPQNALHKQGFVSIGCAPCTRAIFPGEDIRAGRWWWESSHKECGLHSAKKE, encoded by the coding sequence ATGAGTGCGACGATTATACAATCATTATTAGATAAAACGAAAGATTTTTCACTAGACGAAACATTGGCTTTTTTAGCAAATGAATATCCGGGAAAAGTAATCTTCTCGACATCTTTTGGACAGGAAGATCAGGTTATCACTGATTTCATAGCAAAAAGCAATCAGGATATAGCCATTTTTACACTAGATACAGGAAGGTTGTTTCAGGAAACGTATGATGTTTTTCATAAAACATTAAAAAAATACAAAAAGCCAATTGAGGTTTACTTTCCGGAAGCAGCAGCAGTAGAGAGCTTGCTTCAGTCAAAAGGACCGAATAGTTTTTATGATTCGGTTGAGAACAGAAAAGAATGCTGTTTTATTCGAAAAGTAGTTCCGTTACGAAAAGCTTTGGCAGGAAATTCGGTTTGGATTACAGGTTTAAGAGCAGAACAATCTGAGAATAGAAACGATTTACAATTGTTTGAATACGACGGAGGTTTCGAAATCATAAAGTTCAATCCATTATTGAAATGGACATTAGAAGAGGTTGAAACGTATTTGTTCGAAAACAATGTTCCTCAAAACGCTTTACACAAACAAGGTTTTGTAAGCATCGGATGTGCACCCTGTACCAGAGCAATTTTCCCGGGAGAAGATATCAGAGCCGGAAGATGGTGGTGGGAATCCAGTCATAAAGAATGTGGTTTGCATAGCGCGAAGAAAGAGTAG
- the cysD gene encoding sulfate adenylyltransferase subunit CysD produces the protein MKQKNKMSSVLKTNALESEAIYIFREVISQFDKPVLLFSGGKDSITLVRLAQKAFFPAKIPFPLLHVDTGHNFPETIAFRDKLVEELGLELIVRNVQDAIDEGKVVEETGKYSSRNSLQTTTLLDAIEEFKFDACIGGARRDEEKARAKERIFSVRDDFGQWDEKNQRPELFDILNGKIENGQNVRVFPISNWTELDVWSYIEKEQIEIPSIYFSHKRKVFLRDGLIWSHSPFVYQEEDEQIEERIVRFRTVGDMSCTAAVESYAATIEEVVGEIRSSTISERGARIDDKRSEAAMEKRKQQGYF, from the coding sequence TTGAAACAAAAAAACAAAATGAGTTCAGTATTAAAAACAAACGCTTTAGAGAGCGAAGCAATATATATTTTCAGAGAAGTAATTTCACAGTTTGATAAACCGGTTTTACTTTTTTCCGGAGGAAAAGATTCAATAACATTGGTGCGTTTGGCACAAAAAGCATTCTTCCCTGCAAAAATTCCGTTTCCTCTTTTACATGTTGATACCGGACATAATTTTCCGGAGACTATTGCTTTCAGAGACAAACTGGTAGAAGAGTTAGGGTTAGAGTTAATTGTGCGTAATGTTCAGGATGCTATCGACGAAGGAAAAGTCGTAGAAGAAACCGGTAAATATTCCAGCAGAAACAGTTTGCAGACAACTACACTTTTAGACGCAATTGAAGAATTTAAGTTTGATGCCTGTATCGGAGGAGCACGTCGTGATGAGGAGAAGGCAAGAGCTAAAGAGCGTATTTTTTCAGTTCGTGACGATTTTGGTCAATGGGATGAAAAAAATCAGCGTCCGGAATTATTTGACATTTTGAACGGAAAAATAGAGAATGGTCAAAACGTTCGTGTTTTCCCAATTTCAAACTGGACAGAATTAGATGTATGGAGTTATATCGAGAAGGAACAAATCGAAATTCCATCGATCTATTTCTCACATAAAAGAAAAGTTTTTTTGAGAGACGGTTTGATCTGGTCACATTCTCCTTTTGTGTACCAGGAAGAAGACGAACAAATCGAAGAAAGAATTGTTCGTTTTAGAACCGTTGGAGATATGAGCTGTACAGCAGCTGTCGAATCTTATGCAGCAACCATCGAAGAAGTAGTTGGAGAAATCAGAAGCTCCACGATTTCTGAAAGAGGAGCTAGAATTGACGACAAACGTTCTGAAGCCGCAATGGAAAAGAGAAAACAACAAGGGTATTTTTAA
- a CDS encoding sulfite exporter TauE/SafE family protein: protein MDFQIGLIIAGLAVGFIVGLTGVGGGSLMTPILLWFGIPPTTAVGTDLLYAAFTKAGGVFVHNKKGNINWKITGWLTLGSVPAALATLWILNSIKTDIETINHVIKYSLGWALLFTSVAIIFKKRLLKFSQKHAGDKFHSESTTQNTLTIAIGVLLGATVTLTSIGAGALGTVTLFFLYPLLPTPRLVGTEIAHAVPLTLVAGIGHASMGNLDLGLLGQLLMGSLPGIYMGSMLSGKVPDQFLRNAIAVMLFMAGYKLIS, encoded by the coding sequence ATGGATTTCCAAATAGGTCTTATAATTGCAGGTTTAGCAGTAGGTTTTATAGTGGGGTTAACAGGTGTTGGAGGCGGTTCTTTGATGACTCCAATTTTATTATGGTTCGGTATTCCGCCAACAACAGCGGTTGGAACAGATTTACTTTATGCCGCCTTTACTAAAGCCGGAGGAGTATTCGTTCACAACAAAAAAGGCAACATCAACTGGAAAATTACAGGCTGGCTGACTCTTGGAAGTGTTCCTGCCGCTTTGGCCACCCTTTGGATTCTGAACAGTATCAAAACCGACATTGAAACTATAAATCATGTTATCAAATACAGTTTAGGCTGGGCCTTGTTATTCACTTCGGTTGCTATTATCTTTAAAAAGAGACTTTTAAAATTCTCTCAAAAACATGCCGGAGATAAATTTCACAGCGAAAGTACCACTCAAAATACACTAACTATTGCCATAGGTGTTCTGTTAGGTGCTACCGTAACGCTAACTTCAATTGGCGCAGGAGCTCTGGGAACTGTCACTTTATTTTTTCTTTATCCGCTATTGCCAACCCCTCGTTTAGTCGGGACTGAAATTGCACATGCCGTTCCTTTGACATTAGTTGCCGGAATCGGACACGCCTCAATGGGAAATTTAGATCTTGGTTTATTAGGACAATTATTGATGGGTTCGCTTCCGGGAATTTACATGGGAAGTATGTTAAGTGGAAAAGTTCCGGATCAATTCCTGAGAAATGCGATTGCTGTAATGCTTTTTATGGCCGGATACAAATTGATTTCCTAA
- a CDS encoding Rrf2 family transcriptional regulator has protein sequence MLSKKTKYGIKALTYLARRENNEPVQIAEIAKSEHISIKFLESILLLLRNSGFLGAKKGKGGGYYLIKDPKDISMAKVYRILEGPIALLPCASHNFYERCDDCDDESTCAARRLMTEVRDNTLKILESNSLADIAF, from the coding sequence GTGCTTTCAAAGAAAACTAAATACGGAATTAAAGCTTTAACTTATCTGGCCAGACGTGAAAACAATGAGCCGGTACAAATTGCCGAAATTGCGAAAAGTGAACATATTTCAATTAAATTTTTAGAAAGTATTTTGCTATTGCTTAGAAACTCAGGATTTCTTGGGGCTAAAAAAGGAAAGGGCGGAGGGTATTACCTGATAAAAGACCCTAAAGACATTAGTATGGCTAAGGTGTACCGCATCCTCGAAGGGCCTATCGCACTGCTTCCTTGTGCTAGTCATAACTTTTATGAAAGATGCGACGATTGTGATGATGAATCTACCTGTGCCGCACGTCGATTAATGACCGAAGTGAGAGACAATACACTTAAAATTCTGGAGAGTAATTCATTGGCGGATATTGCCTTTTAA
- a CDS encoding sulfate adenylyltransferase subunit 1, giving the protein MDVLKIATAGSVDDGKSTLIGRLLYDTKSLTTDKIEAIEKSSKQKGYDYLDFSLATDGLVAEREQGITIDVAHIYFSTAKKSYIIADTPGHVEYTRNMVTGASTSQVSIILIDARKGVIEQTYRHFFINNLLRVKEVIVAINKMDLVDYSEEVFNKIKADFQALNAKSTFKEQNVSYIPLSAINGGNVVDKSENMKWYDGQTVLEHLEGLHSHDVYEPGKARFPVQTVIRPKTEEYHDFRGYAGKLYGNSLKVGDAVTVLPSLTESKVTKIHFFDKQFDEAVAGSSITIELENDINVTRGDMIVKSSELPKIEKEIHTTVCWMDSKKLVPGTKYIVQHNTNSVLAKVESIKNTIATDYSGTTPASQLAINEIGEVSIKLSKPLYFDAYNDNKSNGAFILIDTATNTTAGVGFIR; this is encoded by the coding sequence ATGGACGTTTTAAAAATAGCAACAGCAGGAAGTGTAGATGACGGAAAAAGTACTTTGATCGGGAGATTGCTGTACGATACAAAATCATTGACCACAGATAAAATCGAAGCAATAGAGAAAAGCAGTAAACAAAAAGGATATGATTATCTTGATTTTTCACTGGCAACTGACGGATTAGTAGCGGAGAGAGAGCAGGGAATTACAATTGATGTGGCGCACATTTATTTCTCGACAGCAAAGAAAAGTTACATTATTGCCGATACTCCGGGGCACGTTGAATATACCAGGAACATGGTTACGGGGGCTTCAACTTCTCAGGTTTCCATTATTTTAATTGATGCCAGAAAAGGAGTAATCGAACAAACGTACCGTCACTTTTTTATCAATAATTTATTGAGGGTAAAAGAGGTGATTGTGGCGATCAATAAAATGGACTTAGTGGATTATTCAGAAGAAGTTTTCAATAAAATCAAAGCCGATTTCCAGGCTTTAAATGCCAAAAGTACTTTCAAAGAGCAAAACGTAAGTTACATTCCGTTAAGTGCTATCAATGGAGGAAATGTTGTAGACAAATCAGAAAACATGAAGTGGTATGATGGACAAACGGTTCTGGAGCATTTAGAAGGATTACATTCTCATGATGTGTATGAGCCAGGGAAAGCGCGTTTTCCAGTTCAGACTGTTATTCGTCCTAAAACAGAAGAGTATCATGACTTTAGAGGTTATGCCGGAAAGTTGTATGGGAATTCTTTAAAAGTAGGGGATGCTGTAACTGTACTTCCTTCATTGACAGAATCAAAAGTGACTAAAATTCATTTTTTCGACAAGCAATTTGATGAAGCCGTTGCAGGTTCTTCGATCACCATCGAATTAGAAAATGACATCAATGTGACGAGAGGTGATATGATTGTAAAATCGTCAGAACTTCCAAAAATTGAAAAAGAAATACACACAACTGTATGTTGGATGGACAGTAAAAAACTGGTTCCGGGTACAAAATATATTGTGCAGCACAACACCAATTCGGTTTTGGCAAAAGTAGAAAGTATCAAAAATACAATTGCAACAGATTACTCAGGAACAACACCGGCATCACAGTTAGCAATTAACGAGATAGGAGAAGTAAGCATTAAATTAAGCAAGCCTTTATATTTTGATGCCTATAATGATAATAAATCAAACGGTGCATTCATCTTAATTGATACTGCAACGAATACAACAGCAGGAGTAGGATTCATTCGTTAA
- a CDS encoding sulfite exporter TauE/SafE family protein: MEKELKINTAAVKADVTIKERLWVLVPAALLIGLLTTLIYNHHAEFSWDAFVDGFNQEFLVFFAIGVFAQLVDGTLGMGYGATSTSFLLAYGVPPVISSTAVHVSEMFTTGASALSHHRFGNINKKLVKHLLIPGILGSITGAYLLSDVINGDVIKPFIAVYMIVLAIIIIRKALVKKIIKKKTKKLGALAVFGGFMDSVGGGGWGPIVTSTLLGRGRNPRYTIGSVNAAEFAISFASGITFMLFGGIHGWQVIIGLILGGVIAAPLGAYLVNKIKRKPMMIAVGILIIVLSLKTLSKLL, encoded by the coding sequence ATGGAAAAGGAACTTAAAATAAATACCGCAGCAGTTAAGGCTGATGTCACGATTAAAGAAAGATTGTGGGTTTTGGTACCGGCTGCTTTACTGATAGGTTTATTGACGACTTTGATATACAATCATCATGCGGAGTTTTCATGGGATGCATTTGTTGACGGTTTTAATCAGGAATTTTTAGTGTTTTTTGCAATTGGTGTTTTTGCACAATTGGTAGACGGAACTTTAGGAATGGGATACGGAGCAACTTCTACATCATTTTTACTGGCATATGGAGTTCCGCCGGTTATTAGCAGTACAGCAGTTCACGTGTCTGAGATGTTTACCACGGGAGCATCGGCACTTTCTCATCACCGATTTGGAAATATCAATAAAAAACTGGTAAAACATTTATTGATTCCTGGGATTTTAGGTTCTATTACAGGTGCTTATTTACTATCGGATGTGATTAATGGAGATGTTATAAAGCCTTTTATTGCCGTTTATATGATTGTTTTGGCTATTATAATTATTCGAAAAGCTTTAGTTAAAAAGATCATCAAGAAGAAAACTAAAAAACTTGGAGCTTTGGCTGTTTTTGGAGGTTTTATGGATTCCGTTGGAGGTGGAGGCTGGGGACCGATTGTAACTTCAACCTTATTAGGAAGAGGCAGAAATCCAAGATACACAATAGGTTCTGTAAATGCAGCTGAGTTTGCAATTTCGTTTGCAAGCGGTATAACTTTTATGCTTTTTGGAGGAATTCATGGCTGGCAGGTTATCATAGGTTTGATTTTAGGAGGTGTGATCGCAGCACCATTGGGAGCTTATCTGGTCAATAAAATAAAGAGAAAACCAATGATGATTGCGGTTGGTATTTTAATTATAGTATTAAGTTTAAAAACATTATCTAAATTATTGTAA